The following proteins come from a genomic window of Streptomyces sp. NBC_01716:
- the pruA gene encoding L-glutamate gamma-semialdehyde dehydrogenase translates to MDAVTQVPTPVNEPVHGYAPGSPERARLEARLKELADHPVDLPMTIGGEKRMGGGERFDVVQPHNHQAVLGTYGNATEQDAQDAVDAALAAAPGWRAMAFDDRAAIILRAAELLSGPWRETLAASTMLGQSKTIQQAEIDTPCELIDFWRFNVAYARGILAEQPVANSTGVWNRLDHRPLEGFVYAITPFNFTAIAGNLPTAPALMGNVVVWKPSPTQTHAAVLLMRLLEEAGLPKGVINLVTGDGLAVSEVALNHPELAGIHFTGSTKTFQHLWKTVGGNIEKYRSYPRIVGETGGKDFVVAHPSADRGVLKTALTRGSFEYQGQKCSASSRAYVPASIWNDGFKEEFAAEVDAIAMGDVTDLSNFIGAVIDERAFAKNKAAIDRAAADPTCTIVAGGTYDDSVGYFVRPTVIACTDPANEVFTTEYFGPILAVHVYEDAEYEAMLAQMESVSAYALTGSVIAGDRAAAADAMAKLRYAAGNFYINDKSTGAVVGQQPFGGGRASGTNDKAGAPQNLMRWTLTRSIKESLVSPTDYRYPHMG, encoded by the coding sequence ATGGACGCTGTGACCCAGGTCCCCACGCCGGTCAACGAGCCGGTGCACGGCTACGCCCCCGGCTCCCCGGAGCGCGCCCGCCTCGAAGCCAGGCTCAAGGAGCTGGCCGACCACCCCGTCGACCTGCCGATGACCATCGGCGGCGAGAAGCGGATGGGCGGCGGCGAGCGCTTCGACGTCGTGCAGCCGCACAACCACCAGGCCGTCCTCGGTACGTACGGCAACGCCACCGAGCAGGACGCCCAGGACGCCGTGGACGCCGCGCTCGCCGCCGCCCCCGGCTGGCGCGCGATGGCCTTCGACGACCGTGCCGCGATCATCCTGCGCGCCGCCGAGCTGCTGTCGGGCCCGTGGCGCGAGACGCTGGCCGCCTCGACCATGCTGGGCCAGTCGAAGACCATCCAGCAGGCGGAGATCGACACCCCCTGCGAGCTGATCGACTTCTGGCGCTTCAACGTCGCGTACGCGCGCGGCATCCTCGCCGAGCAGCCCGTGGCCAACTCCACCGGCGTGTGGAACCGGCTCGACCACCGGCCGCTCGAAGGCTTCGTCTACGCGATCACACCCTTCAACTTCACCGCCATCGCCGGAAACCTGCCGACGGCGCCCGCGCTCATGGGCAACGTCGTCGTGTGGAAGCCGTCGCCGACGCAGACGCACGCCGCCGTGCTGCTGATGCGCCTTCTTGAAGAGGCGGGGCTGCCCAAGGGCGTCATCAACCTGGTGACCGGTGACGGTCTGGCCGTGTCCGAGGTGGCGCTCAACCACCCCGAGCTGGCGGGCATCCACTTCACCGGCTCCACCAAGACCTTCCAGCACCTGTGGAAGACGGTGGGCGGCAACATCGAGAAGTACCGCTCCTACCCGCGCATCGTCGGCGAGACCGGCGGCAAGGACTTCGTCGTCGCCCACCCGAGCGCCGACCGCGGTGTCCTCAAGACGGCGCTGACGCGGGGCTCGTTCGAGTACCAGGGCCAGAAGTGCTCGGCGTCCTCGCGCGCGTACGTACCGGCCTCGATCTGGAACGACGGCTTCAAGGAGGAGTTCGCGGCGGAGGTCGACGCCATCGCCATGGGTGACGTCACCGACCTGTCCAACTTCATCGGCGCCGTCATCGACGAGCGGGCCTTCGCGAAGAACAAGGCCGCCATCGACCGCGCCGCCGCCGACCCGACGTGCACGATCGTCGCCGGCGGTACGTACGACGACTCCGTCGGCTACTTCGTCCGCCCCACGGTCATCGCCTGCACCGACCCGGCCAACGAGGTCTTCACGACGGAGTACTTCGGCCCCATCCTCGCCGTCCACGTCTACGAGGACGCGGAGTACGAGGCCATGCTGGCGCAGATGGAGTCCGTATCGGCGTACGCGCTGACCGGCTCCGTCATCGCCGGTGACCGCGCTGCCGCGGCCGACGCGATGGCCAAACTCCGCTACGCGGCGGGCAACTTCTACATCAACGACAAGTCGACCGGCGCCGTGGTCGGCCAGCAGCCCTTCGGCGGCGGCCGTGCCTCCGGCACCAACGACAAGGCGGGCGCCCCGCAGAACCTGATGCGGTGGACCCTGACGCGTTCGATCAAGGAATCGCTCGTGTCCCCGACGGACTACCGCTACCCGCACATGGGCTGA
- the serA gene encoding phosphoglycerate dehydrogenase, which produces MSSRSNEKPVVLIAEELSPATVDALGPDFEIRHCNGADRAELLPAIADVDAILVRSATKVDAEAVAAAKKLKVVARAGVGLDNVDVSAATKAGVMVVNAPTSNIVTAAELACGLLVATARNIPQANSALKNGEWKRSKYTGVELSEKTLGVVGLGRIGVLVAQRMSAFGMKIVAYDPYVQPARAAQMGVKLLSLDELLEVSDFITVHLPKTPETLGLIGDEALHKVKPTVRIVNAARGGIVDEEALASALKEGRVAGAGLDVYAKEPCTDSPLFQFDQVVCTPHLGASTDEAQEKAGVSVARSVRLALAGELVPDAVNVQGGVIAEDVRPGLPLAEKLGRIFTALAGEVAVRLDVEVYGEITQHDVKVLELSALKGVFEDVVDETVSYVNAPLFAQERGVEVRLTTSSESPDHRNVVTVRGTLSGGEEVSVSGTLAGPKHLQKIVAIGEYDVDVSLAEHMVVMRYEDRPGVVGTVGRILGEAGLNIAGMQVSRAEEGGEALVVLSVDDTVPPAVLAEISDEIGANSARSVDLTD; this is translated from the coding sequence GTGAGCTCGCGTTCCAATGAAAAGCCGGTTGTACTCATCGCCGAAGAGCTGTCGCCCGCCACCGTCGACGCGCTCGGTCCGGACTTCGAGATCCGCCACTGCAACGGTGCCGACCGCGCCGAGCTGCTGCCCGCCATCGCCGACGTGGACGCGATCCTCGTCCGCTCCGCGACCAAGGTCGACGCCGAGGCCGTGGCCGCGGCGAAGAAGCTGAAGGTCGTCGCGCGCGCCGGTGTCGGCCTCGACAACGTCGACGTCTCCGCCGCCACCAAGGCCGGCGTCATGGTCGTCAACGCGCCCACCTCGAACATCGTCACCGCCGCCGAGCTGGCGTGCGGTCTGCTGGTCGCCACGGCGCGCAACATCCCGCAGGCCAACTCCGCCCTGAAGAACGGCGAGTGGAAGCGCAGCAAGTACACGGGCGTCGAGCTGAGCGAGAAGACGCTCGGCGTCGTCGGCCTCGGCCGTATCGGTGTGCTTGTCGCGCAGCGCATGTCGGCGTTCGGCATGAAGATCGTCGCGTACGACCCGTACGTACAGCCCGCGCGGGCCGCGCAGATGGGCGTCAAGCTGCTCTCGCTGGACGAGCTGCTCGAGGTGTCGGACTTCATCACCGTCCACCTGCCCAAGACCCCCGAGACCCTCGGGCTGATCGGCGACGAGGCGCTCCACAAGGTCAAGCCGACGGTGCGGATCGTCAACGCCGCGCGCGGCGGGATCGTGGACGAGGAGGCGCTGGCCTCCGCGCTCAAGGAAGGCCGCGTCGCCGGCGCCGGTCTGGACGTGTACGCGAAGGAGCCCTGCACGGACTCCCCGCTCTTCCAGTTCGACCAGGTCGTCTGCACTCCGCACCTCGGCGCGTCGACGGACGAGGCGCAGGAGAAGGCGGGTGTGTCGGTCGCCAGGTCGGTGCGGCTCGCGCTCGCCGGTGAGCTGGTGCCCGACGCGGTCAACGTCCAGGGAGGGGTCATCGCCGAGGACGTACGGCCGGGTCTGCCGCTGGCCGAGAAGCTGGGCCGGATCTTCACGGCGCTGGCGGGCGAGGTCGCCGTACGGCTCGATGTCGAGGTCTACGGCGAGATCACGCAGCACGACGTGAAGGTGCTCGAACTGTCCGCGCTGAAGGGCGTGTTCGAGGACGTCGTCGACGAGACGGTGTCGTATGTGAACGCGCCGCTGTTCGCGCAGGAGCGCGGTGTCGAGGTGCGTCTCACGACGTCGAGCGAGTCGCCCGACCACCGCAACGTGGTCACCGTACGGGGCACGCTCTCGGGCGGCGAGGAGGTGTCGGTCTCCGGCACGCTCGCGGGTCCGAAGCACCTGCAGAAGATCGTCGCGATCGGTGAGTACGACGTCGACGTGTCCCTGGCCGAGCACATGGTCGTCATGCGGTACGAGGACCGTCCGGGCGTCGTCGGCACCGTCGGCCGGATTCTCGGCGAGGCGGGGCTGAACATCGCGGGGATGCAGGTCTCGCGCGCGGAGGAGGGCGGCGAGGCGCTGGTCGTCCTGTCCGTCGACGACACCGTGCCGCCGGCCGTGCTGGCGGAGATCTCCGACGAGATCGGCGCGAACTCGGCGCGCTCGGTGGATCTGACCGACTGA
- a CDS encoding GNAT family N-acetyltransferase: MSDPLRTAHTFELDPATLGEIRALLDDAFDGHFSEEDWAHGLGGVHVLVRDRAGALVAHGSVIQRRLTHAGHSYRVGYVEAVAVRPDRRRDGLGGRVMEVLERVTGRAYDVGALSASEAGWRLYLSRGWHQWEGRVEVLSPDGVVRLPEEEGSTFLWPVPDRELPSTEDALIFDWRDGDVL; this comes from the coding sequence ATGTCAGACCCGCTGCGCACCGCGCACACCTTTGAGCTCGATCCGGCGACCCTCGGCGAGATCCGCGCCCTCCTGGACGACGCCTTCGACGGGCATTTCAGTGAGGAGGACTGGGCGCACGGGCTCGGCGGCGTCCATGTCCTCGTACGGGACAGGGCGGGCGCGCTCGTCGCGCACGGCAGCGTGATCCAGCGCCGGCTGACGCACGCGGGCCACTCCTACCGCGTGGGTTACGTGGAGGCGGTCGCCGTCCGTCCCGACCGGCGCAGGGACGGGCTCGGCGGCCGGGTCATGGAGGTGCTGGAGCGGGTCACCGGCCGGGCGTACGACGTCGGCGCGCTCTCCGCGTCCGAGGCGGGCTGGCGGCTCTACCTGTCGCGCGGCTGGCATCAGTGGGAGGGCCGCGTCGAGGTGCTGAGCCCGGACGGGGTGGTGCGGCTCCCCGAGGAGGAGGGGAGCACTTTCCTCTGGCCGGTGCCCGATCGTGAACTCCCGTCCACCGAGGACGCGTTGATCTTCGACTGGCGCGACGGCGACGTGCTGTAG
- a CDS encoding phosphatidate cytidylyltransferase, which produces MSGVLIAGEAVGRAVPLVAGALGVSGIAVAALPARLTMRAELRRRWRTWAIAAPVFLGSLFLGAGGAFALAAALGVTAVSEYVRMAELPRAEHAVLAVAAVVLPALAWLVPGALGAGAVDLRVVALLFVAAALPALLAGDHERGFTRTARTVFALLWIPLPLTGLVMLQDTAVAVGLAVALGDVGAWCGGTALGRVFEVAPSACKAGPTASGAVRRKAEDRARTGRTRTTPTTRRGAVPDAAGQAGLRRHGPGRRGPLARPLSPLSPSKTWAGVLGAAGATGLALAAVGAFTPLLWAAVLIGCVLGDLLESMVKREAGVKDAGSWLPGFGGLLDRIDSLLLALLLAMVVTA; this is translated from the coding sequence ATGAGCGGCGTGCTGATCGCGGGCGAGGCCGTGGGGCGCGCCGTGCCCCTCGTCGCGGGCGCCCTCGGGGTGAGCGGCATCGCGGTGGCGGCGCTGCCCGCGCGCCTCACGATGCGGGCGGAGCTGCGCAGACGGTGGCGGACGTGGGCGATCGCCGCCCCGGTGTTCCTGGGGTCGCTGTTCCTGGGAGCCGGGGGCGCGTTCGCGCTGGCCGCGGCGCTCGGGGTGACGGCGGTGAGCGAGTACGTACGGATGGCGGAGCTCCCGCGCGCGGAGCACGCCGTGCTGGCCGTGGCCGCCGTCGTACTCCCGGCGCTCGCGTGGCTGGTGCCCGGGGCTCTGGGCGCGGGGGCGGTCGATCTCCGGGTGGTGGCGCTCCTGTTCGTGGCGGCGGCGCTGCCGGCGCTGCTGGCGGGCGACCACGAACGGGGCTTCACCCGCACCGCGCGCACCGTCTTCGCCCTGTTGTGGATTCCCCTCCCGCTCACCGGACTCGTGATGCTTCAGGACACGGCGGTCGCGGTCGGGCTGGCGGTGGCGCTCGGCGACGTCGGGGCGTGGTGCGGCGGTACGGCGCTGGGCCGTGTCTTCGAAGTAGCGCCGTCCGCCTGCAAGGCGGGGCCCACGGCGTCTGGTGCGGTGCGTCGCAAGGCGGAGGATCGTGCTCGTACTGGGCGTACTCGCACGACTCCGACAACGCGGCGAGGTGCCGTGCCAGACGCCGCGGGCCAGGCGGGACTTCGAAGACACGGCCCAGGCCGGCGCGGCCCGCTCGCCCGGCCGTTGTCGCCCCTCTCGCCCAGCAAGACATGGGCGGGGGTGCTGGGCGCCGCGGGGGCGACCGGCCTCGCCCTGGCCGCCGTCGGTGCCTTCACACCGCTGCTGTGGGCTGCGGTCCTGATCGGCTGCGTGCTCGGCGACCTGCTCGAATCCATGGTCAAGCGGGAGGCGGGCGTGAAGGACGCGGGCAGTTGGCTGCCGGGCTTCGGCGGGCTGCTCGACCGGATCGACTCCCTGCTCCTGGCTCTCCTGCTCGCGATGGTGGTGACGGCATGA
- a CDS encoding PucR family transcriptional regulator, translated as MKDDYQELVDEISALLGMPLTLENRDFGLIAFGVHDSEDEGVMDPVRTRSILTRKSTPAVRAWFEGFGITRATGPVRIPAAPDAGVFRGRICLPVRHRGTVLGYVWLLDDTGRGPTDDRLAAAMEVTGRIGALLAEEVKAGADLAREFRAVLTAERGWQRDMAVETLRTALGPGADGPHMVVCVAPWAGADPAVRAVPGTAALCTLPELPGPPDRPDPSASGPDGASAGRAVGEAPRALAVLVRLRSPDALAPTLAATAHLRDVAGPGATAGAATPRRGLAELPDAWHEAVAAAHASAAQPRFGAVAQWSEIGPFRMLTSLPPGIDPAVRPLLTPANTELTHTAEVYLDCAGQAGRTASKLGIHRQTLYYRLSRVEKLTGLDLADGEDRLLLHMALKSARLRS; from the coding sequence GTGAAGGACGATTACCAGGAGCTGGTCGACGAGATCTCGGCGCTGCTCGGCATGCCGCTGACGCTGGAGAACAGGGATTTCGGGCTGATCGCCTTCGGGGTGCACGACAGCGAGGACGAGGGCGTGATGGACCCCGTCAGGACGCGTTCGATCCTGACACGGAAGTCCACCCCGGCGGTGCGCGCCTGGTTCGAGGGGTTCGGCATCACCCGCGCGACCGGCCCCGTCCGGATCCCGGCCGCGCCGGACGCCGGGGTGTTCCGGGGGCGGATCTGTCTGCCCGTACGGCACCGGGGCACCGTGCTCGGTTACGTATGGCTGCTCGACGACACCGGCAGGGGCCCCACGGACGACCGTTTGGCGGCGGCCATGGAGGTGACGGGGCGGATCGGGGCGCTGCTCGCCGAGGAGGTGAAGGCGGGCGCCGACCTGGCGCGTGAGTTCCGCGCCGTACTGACCGCGGAGCGCGGGTGGCAGCGCGACATGGCCGTGGAGACGCTGCGTACGGCGCTGGGGCCGGGGGCCGACGGGCCGCACATGGTGGTGTGTGTCGCGCCGTGGGCGGGAGCCGACCCGGCGGTGCGCGCCGTGCCGGGTACCGCGGCGCTGTGCACGCTGCCGGAGCTGCCCGGCCCGCCGGACCGTCCGGACCCGTCGGCGTCCGGCCCGGACGGCGCCTCGGCGGGCCGCGCCGTAGGCGAGGCGCCCCGGGCGCTCGCCGTGCTCGTACGTCTCCGGTCGCCCGACGCCCTGGCGCCCACGCTCGCGGCCACGGCCCACCTGCGCGACGTCGCGGGCCCCGGGGCCACCGCCGGGGCGGCGACGCCGCGCCGTGGCCTGGCCGAACTGCCCGACGCCTGGCACGAGGCGGTCGCCGCGGCCCACGCGTCGGCGGCGCAGCCGCGGTTCGGCGCGGTGGCGCAGTGGTCGGAGATCGGCCCGTTCCGGATGCTGACGTCGCTCCCGCCGGGCATCGACCCGGCGGTACGCCCCCTGCTGACGCCCGCGAACACGGAGCTGACGCACACGGCGGAGGTCTACCTCGACTGCGCGGGCCAGGCGGGCCGTACGGCCTCGAAGCTCGGCATCCACCGCCAGACGCTCTACTACCGGCTGTCGCGCGTCGAGAAACTCACGGGACTCGACCTGGCCGACGGCGAGGACCGGCTGCTGCTGCACATGGCCCTGAAATCCGCACGGCTCAGATCCTGA
- the ilvC gene encoding ketol-acid reductoisomerase, with protein sequence MAELFYDDDADLSIIQSRKVAVIGYGSQGHAHALSLRDSGVDVRVGLHEGSKSKVKAEEQGLRVVTPAEAADEADVIMILVPDPIQAQVYEESIKDNLKDGDALFFGHGLNIRFGFIKPPAGVDVAMVAPKGPGHLVRRQYEEGRGVPCIAAVEQDATGKGFELALSYAKGIGGTRAGVIKTTFSEEAETDLFGEQVVLCGGTSALVKAGFETLVEAGYQPEIAYFECLHELKLIVDLMYEGGLDKMRWSVSETAEWGDYISGPRIITDQTKAEMKKILAEIQDGTFANNWMDEYHGGLKKYNEYKKADSDSLLESTGRELRKLMSWVDNDDA encoded by the coding sequence GTGGCCGAGCTGTTCTACGACGACGATGCCGACCTGTCCATCATCCAGAGCCGCAAGGTCGCGGTCATCGGCTACGGCAGCCAGGGCCACGCCCACGCGCTGTCGCTCCGTGACTCGGGTGTCGACGTCCGGGTCGGCCTGCACGAGGGTTCCAAGTCCAAGGTGAAGGCCGAGGAGCAGGGCCTGCGCGTGGTCACGCCCGCCGAGGCGGCCGACGAGGCCGACGTCATCATGATCCTGGTGCCGGACCCGATCCAGGCGCAGGTGTACGAGGAGTCCATCAAGGACAATCTGAAGGACGGCGACGCGCTGTTCTTCGGCCACGGCCTCAACATCCGCTTCGGCTTCATCAAGCCGCCCGCGGGTGTCGACGTCGCGATGGTCGCCCCGAAGGGCCCCGGCCACCTGGTCCGCCGGCAGTACGAGGAGGGCCGCGGCGTGCCGTGTATCGCGGCCGTCGAGCAGGACGCCACCGGCAAGGGCTTCGAGCTGGCCCTCAGCTATGCGAAGGGCATCGGCGGCACCCGCGCCGGCGTCATCAAGACGACCTTCAGCGAGGAGGCCGAGACCGACCTCTTCGGTGAGCAGGTCGTTCTCTGCGGCGGTACGTCCGCGCTGGTCAAGGCGGGCTTCGAGACGCTGGTCGAGGCCGGCTACCAGCCGGAGATCGCGTACTTCGAGTGCCTCCACGAGCTCAAGCTGATCGTGGACCTGATGTACGAGGGCGGCCTGGACAAGATGCGCTGGTCGGTCTCCGAGACCGCCGAGTGGGGCGACTACATCAGCGGCCCGCGCATCATCACGGACCAGACCAAGGCCGAGATGAAGAAGATCCTGGCCGAGATCCAGGACGGTACGTTCGCCAACAACTGGATGGACGAGTACCACGGCGGTCTGAAGAAGTACAACGAGTACAAGAAGGCCGACAGCGACTCGCTGCTGGAGAGCACGGGCCGTGAGCTGCGCAAGCTCATGAGCTGGGTCGACAACGACGACGCCTGA
- a CDS encoding lysophospholipid acyltransferase family protein, which yields MTARISARRAARSTPRRLRGRTTRVVGHRRGRTGAGAGAMGVAFAAGPPGERCEGGTRGLRGPGRGRSRGRGRGTVSGRPGGPGPVPAPAVSPTRLGAVLRRALWWLVLTLTGGVRRHGQLPPRGCVVVANHSSHADTAALLAALDARHRPAIGAAADYWFASPWRRRICRVLAAGFPVRRTGGGMDDLLSMADGLRAGRAVVLFPEGTRGADGAVGAFHRGALVLAERAGVPVVPVGIGGTDRLLPKHGRLRSSLVRVRIGEPLPPSATPEDARAAVAALHARTVSEPLPDSP from the coding sequence ATGACCGCACGGATCTCTGCCCGGCGGGCGGCGCGTTCGACGCCGCGGCGGCTGCGGGGGCGTACGACGCGGGTCGTCGGCCACCGACGGGGGCGTACGGGGGCGGGGGCGGGCGCGATGGGTGTCGCGTTCGCGGCCGGCCCGCCCGGCGAGCGCTGCGAGGGCGGGACGCGGGGGCTTCGCGGGCCGGGGCGCGGGCGGAGCCGGGGGCGGGGGCGGGGCACCGTCTCCGGTAGGCCGGGCGGCCCCGGGCCGGTACCGGCGCCCGCCGTCTCGCCCACTCGGCTCGGCGCGGTGCTGCGGCGCGCCCTGTGGTGGCTCGTCCTCACCCTCACAGGCGGTGTGCGGCGGCACGGTCAACTGCCGCCCCGTGGGTGCGTAGTTGTGGCCAACCACTCCTCGCACGCGGACACCGCCGCGCTGCTGGCGGCGCTCGACGCCCGGCACCGGCCCGCCATCGGGGCGGCGGCCGACTACTGGTTCGCCTCCCCGTGGCGGCGCCGGATCTGCCGCGTGCTCGCCGCCGGATTCCCCGTGCGGCGCACCGGCGGCGGCATGGACGACCTGCTGTCCATGGCGGACGGGCTGCGGGCCGGCCGCGCGGTCGTGCTCTTCCCCGAGGGCACGCGTGGGGCGGACGGCGCCGTCGGCGCCTTCCACCGGGGCGCCCTCGTACTCGCCGAGCGGGCGGGCGTCCCCGTCGTGCCGGTGGGTATCGGCGGTACGGACCGGCTGCTGCCCAAGCACGGGCGGCTGCGTTCGTCGCTGGTGCGGGTACGGATCGGTGAGCCGCTGCCGCCGTCGGCGACGCCGGAGGACGCGCGGGCGGCGGTCGCGGCGCTGCACGCCCGTACCGTTTCGGAGCCGTTGCCCGACTCCCCGTAA
- a CDS encoding 3-isopropylmalate dehydrogenase produces MSRSINLAVIPGDGIGQEVVAQGLKVLGSVLPQDVKLETKEYDLGAKRWHRTGETLPDTELAALKTHDAILLGAIGDPSVPSGILERGLLLKLRFAFDHYVNLRPSKLFPNQATPLAGRPDIDFVVVREGTEGPYTGNGGSLRTGTPAEVATEVSLNTAYGVERVVRDAYERANSRPRKKLTLVHKNNVLVYAGHLWKRIFDRVGQEYPDVSTDYLHVDAATIFFVTQPERFDVIVTDNLFGDILTDLAAAVTGGIGLAASANINPDRAFPSMFEPVHGSAPDIAGQGKADPTATILSVALLLRHLRFDAEAARVEEAVAADLAERGGAPRTTDEIGDALVVRVAG; encoded by the coding sequence ATGTCTCGCAGCATCAATCTCGCAGTGATCCCCGGTGACGGCATCGGCCAGGAGGTCGTGGCCCAGGGCCTGAAGGTCCTCGGCTCCGTACTCCCGCAGGATGTGAAGCTGGAGACCAAGGAGTACGACCTCGGCGCCAAGCGCTGGCACCGTACCGGGGAGACCCTCCCGGACACGGAACTCGCCGCGCTCAAGACGCACGACGCGATCCTCCTCGGTGCCATTGGCGACCCCTCCGTGCCGTCCGGGATCCTGGAGCGGGGGCTGCTGCTGAAGCTGCGGTTCGCCTTCGACCACTACGTGAACCTGCGGCCGTCGAAGCTCTTCCCGAACCAGGCCACACCGCTGGCCGGCCGTCCGGACATCGACTTCGTCGTCGTACGTGAGGGCACCGAGGGCCCGTACACGGGCAACGGCGGCTCCCTGCGCACCGGTACGCCCGCCGAGGTGGCCACCGAGGTCAGCCTCAATACGGCGTACGGCGTGGAGCGGGTCGTGCGCGACGCGTACGAGCGTGCCAACTCCCGCCCCCGCAAGAAGCTGACGCTTGTCCACAAGAACAACGTCCTCGTCTACGCGGGCCACCTCTGGAAGAGGATCTTCGACCGGGTCGGCCAGGAGTACCCCGACGTCTCCACCGACTATCTGCACGTCGACGCCGCGACGATCTTCTTCGTCACCCAGCCCGAGCGGTTCGACGTGATCGTCACCGACAACCTCTTCGGTGACATCCTCACCGACCTCGCCGCTGCCGTGACCGGCGGCATCGGCCTGGCGGCCTCCGCGAACATCAACCCCGACCGGGCGTTCCCGTCCATGTTCGAGCCCGTCCACGGCTCGGCGCCGGACATCGCGGGCCAGGGGAAGGCCGACCCCACGGCCACGATCCTCTCGGTCGCACTGCTGCTGCGGCACCTCCGCTTCGACGCCGAGGCCGCCCGTGTCGAGGAGGCCGTCGCGGCCGACCTCGCGGAGCGCGGCGGTGCGCCCCGTACGACCGACGAGATCGGTGACGCGCTCGTCGTACGAGTAGCGGGCTGA
- a CDS encoding CDP-alcohol phosphatidyltransferase family protein, translating into MNGLYALKPWYASRLSGVRAALVRREVSPDTVTAAGVVSAAGAGAAVAWLPAGPLATLPVVVLLAARLAFANLDGALARDTGRATRRGAVLNELGDRAADLVVLAGFIALAPLWLVVVAGLAATLPSWVSLAGTAAGAPRRNGGPVGKTERCLLVVIAAATGWAVPVLVVIAAGSALTAVVRFGWVWRKLA; encoded by the coding sequence ATGAACGGCCTTTACGCACTCAAGCCCTGGTACGCGTCCCGGCTCTCCGGAGTCCGGGCCGCACTCGTCCGTCGCGAGGTGTCGCCCGACACGGTCACCGCGGCGGGTGTCGTCAGCGCGGCCGGTGCGGGCGCCGCCGTCGCCTGGCTGCCCGCCGGTCCGCTCGCCACGCTCCCCGTCGTCGTCCTTCTCGCCGCCCGTCTGGCCTTCGCCAATCTCGACGGGGCGCTGGCACGGGACACCGGCCGGGCGACCCGGCGCGGCGCCGTCCTCAACGAACTCGGCGACCGCGCGGCCGATCTGGTCGTCCTCGCCGGCTTCATCGCGCTCGCGCCGCTGTGGCTGGTCGTGGTGGCGGGGCTGGCGGCGACGCTGCCGTCCTGGGTGTCCCTCGCGGGTACGGCGGCGGGCGCGCCGCGCCGTAACGGCGGCCCCGTCGGCAAGACCGAACGCTGCCTGCTCGTCGTCATCGCCGCCGCGACCGGCTGGGCGGTGCCGGTGCTCGTCGTGATCGCGGCGGGCTCGGCGCTCACGGCCGTCGTCCGCTTCGGCTGGGTCTGGAGGAAGCTCGCATGA
- a CDS encoding proline dehydrogenase family protein, which yields MLGPVILAASRSDLMRRAVSAAPVTRPVVDRFIAGETVDGTTPVIQDMADSGLDVTMDVLGEDITDRSAALHARDAYLKLIEALAPLGLGARAEMSVKLSSFGQALRGGHDLALSNITTVVEAATEIGTTVTLDMEDHTTVDSTLAIHRALRERFPETGAVVQSYLFRTEDDCRALAASGSRVRLVKGAYKEPARVAHQDKGEVDKAYVRCLKTLMAGEGYPMVGSHDPRLIAIAQELAVRAGRKLDAYEFQMLYGIREAEQRRLAAEGHRVRVYIAYGTDWYGYFMRRLAERPANLAFFLRSLATRG from the coding sequence GTGCTGGGTCCCGTGATTCTCGCCGCGTCGCGCAGCGACCTCATGCGGCGTGCCGTCTCGGCCGCGCCGGTCACCAGGCCCGTGGTGGACCGCTTCATCGCCGGCGAGACCGTCGACGGTACGACGCCGGTCATCCAGGACATGGCCGACAGCGGCCTCGACGTCACCATGGACGTCCTCGGGGAGGACATCACCGACCGGTCGGCGGCGCTGCACGCCCGTGACGCCTATCTGAAGCTGATCGAGGCCCTCGCGCCGCTGGGGCTCGGCGCCCGCGCCGAGATGTCCGTGAAGCTCTCCTCCTTCGGACAGGCCCTTCGCGGCGGCCACGACCTGGCGCTCAGCAACATCACCACCGTCGTCGAGGCCGCCACCGAGATCGGCACCACCGTTACGCTGGACATGGAGGACCACACCACCGTCGACTCGACGCTCGCCATCCACCGGGCGCTGCGGGAGCGCTTCCCGGAGACCGGAGCCGTCGTCCAGTCGTACCTCTTCCGTACGGAGGACGACTGCCGCGCCCTCGCCGCGTCGGGCTCGCGCGTACGGCTCGTCAAGGGCGCCTACAAGGAACCCGCGCGGGTCGCGCACCAGGACAAGGGCGAGGTCGACAAGGCGTACGTGCGGTGCCTCAAGACCCTGATGGCGGGTGAGGGCTACCCGATGGTCGGCTCCCACGACCCGCGCCTCATCGCGATCGCCCAGGAGCTCGCCGTACGGGCCGGACGCAAGCTCGACGCGTACGAGTTCCAGATGCTCTACGGCATCCGTGAGGCCGAGCAGCGCCGCCTGGCGGCCGAGGGCCACCGGGTGCGCGTCTACATCGCGTACGGCACCGACTGGTACGGCTACTTCATGCGCCGGCTGGCCGAACGCCCCGCGAACCTCGCGTTCTTCCTGCGTTCGCTCGCCACCCGCGGCTGA